The Pseudoalteromonas tunicata genome segment GCAAGATAATAATAATTGTCAAATTGTGCTAATTCATGGCGGATAACTTTTTCTTTTTCTATTAGTTGCTGCGTCGTTAAATACCCCGCACTGAGCATCAATTTTAACCGCCAATGCCAATAACGCTCTGGTTGTAACTCTGTATCTGATTTTATTAAGCACGCGACTGCTTTTAAGGTATCGCCGCGCATTATGCCGATAAGTGGTTGATGACCTTGCCAAAAACTATTCAGCTCCTCCCTAATTAATGCTCGTAATTTTTTCTCATATGCAGCAGGCTCATTAGTATCTACTTTAAGTATGTCTTGGAGCAGTGGATCATCATGATACGCTTGGTATAACAAACTTGCAGCGATGTTAATATCTTGGGCTGTAAGGTAAACCGCTTTAATCGACTCATCAATTTCAACAACAGACATAGTTGCCTCCTAATTATTATTATTAACGTATGGCAATAGCTAAATA includes the following:
- a CDS encoding GNAT family N-acetyltransferase — its product is MSVVEIDESIKAVYLTAQDINIAASLLYQAYHDDPLLQDILKVDTNEPAAYEKKLRALIREELNSFWQGHQPLIGIMRGDTLKAVACLIKSDTELQPERYWHWRLKLMLSAGYLTTQQLIEKEKVIRHELAQFDNYYYLAFIAVAPGLQKQGFGRYLLRALNDLMANAANSSGIAVYVTREELAGLFSSEGYQCLKRLEFNHIQGQLLFKPK